The genomic segment CGGACTGATTTTGAAATCAGTCACTTCCTTGCGCAGCGGCTGGAACACCGTCGAGTTGGCGATCGGCGTGATCGGCACCTGCTGCTTAAGGATTTGTTGGGCCTGTTGATACAATTTGACCCGTTGGTCACGGTCGGTAGACACCTTCGCCTGCTGGATCAACGTGTCGTACGCCGGATCACACCACTTGGCGTAGTTGCTGCCTTTGACCGCCGCACAACTGTAGAGCACGCCGAGCCAGTTGTCGGGGTCACCGTTGTCACCGGTCCAGCCGTAGATCATCGCGTCGTGTTCGCCGTTCTTGGCGCGCTTGATGTACTCGCCCCATTCATAGCTGACGATGTTGGCCTTGATCCCGACTTTCTCCCAATCCTGCTGGATCATCTGCGCCGACATCCGCGCGTTCGGGTTGGAGGCGCGCTGCACGGTCATGGCCCACAAATTGAGGGTCGTACCCGGCGCAACCCCTGCTTCCTTCAGTAGCGCCTTCGCCCTGGTCGGGTCGTAGGGCGCATCCTTGATGTTCGGGTCATAGGACCATTGCGCCGGCGGCAGGGCGTTCTGCGCCAGCTGCCCGGCACTCTGGTAGACGGCCTTGATGATCGCCGGCTTGTCGATGGCCATGTCCAGCGCCTGACGCACCTTGAGCTGATCCAGTGGCGGGTGGGTGACGTTGTAGGCAAGGAAGCCCAGATTGAAACCGGCCTGTTTGAGTACTGTCAGGTTGGGGTCTTTCTCCATGACCTCGATGTCTGCAGGGCGCGGGTAGCCGCTGACCTGGCACTCGCCGGTCTTGAGTTTCTGCAAACGCACGGCGGCGTCCGGGGTGATCGAGAACACCAGATTGTCGATTTTCACGTCCTCGGGTTTCCAGTACGCCTTGTTGGCGACGTAGCGAATCTGCGAGTCCTTCTGATAACGCTTGAACACGAACGGACCGGTGCCGACCGGCTTCTGGTTGATGTCGGCGGCTTTGCCTTCCTTTAATAGCAGCGCGCCGTATTCGGCGGACTGCACCGAGGCGAAGCTCATCGCCAGGTTCTGGATGAACGCGGCATCGACGTTGTTCAGGCTGAAGCGCACGGTGTGTTCGTCGAGTTTGTCGACGCTCTTGATAGTCTTGTTCAGGTCCATGTCGGTGAAGTACGGCGACTCGGCGGGGTAGGCTTTGCGAAAGGCGTTCTCCGGATCGAGCAGGCGCTGGAAAGTGAACAGCACGTCGTCGGCGTTGAAGTCGCGGGTTGGGGTGAAGTAGTCGGTGGTGTGGAATTTCACGCCGTCGCGCAGGTGGAAGGTGTAACTGAGGCCGTCCTGGCTCACGTCCCAGCTTGTTGCCAGGCCCGGTTCTACTTCGGTGCCGCCGCGTTTGAATTGGGTGAGGCGGTTGAATACGGTTTCGGCCGAGGCATCGAAGTCGGTGCCGCTGGTGTATTGGCTGGGGTCGAAGCCGGCGGGGCTGGCTTCGGAGCAGTAGACCAATGTTGTGGCTGCGTTTGCGAAAGGGGCGATTGTGGCCAGGGTGAGTGCGAGTAGGAGCGGTTTGACGGTGGTTCTTGGCATGGGGGACCTGAGGGGGTTCTGGCGGCTATATGTTTTTGAGAGTAGCCGGGTTGGTGGGGGTGGAGGAAATATCGTTTTTTCAGGGGGACCCCTGTGTCTGGGCATAGTCGCTTGGACTTGGCGGCCTTAGGGCCGACCATGTTCTTTCAGGTGTGCACCGTTCAAACTGTGGGAGCTGGCTTGCCTGCGAAGGCGGCCTGACAGCCGACCGGGATTTTGATGGGGTACATATCCGTTGCTGCGGTAATGGCGGCTTATGGTTTCGCCCTTACGGCGAGTCCCTTTTGTCAAACGCCACAAAAGGAACCAAAAAGTCTCGCCCCGAGCGTACGGCACCTCGCTAGGGCTCGGTGTTCCCTCGCTCCGGTATTCATCTGGGGGCATCGCCTACGGTCTGCTTCGCGACGACCTCCTCTCGATGTGTGCGGCTTCGCCGCACGGCGCTACGCGCCCACCCCCAGATAAACACCTCCACTCGGCCTCCCGAAGGGGCGGGTAGATCAAGAGCTGCAGGCGAGCTAACGCTCGGCCTGATGAGTGGTGAAGGGCGGGGGGGGGTATGCGGATCTGCTTCTGCTTTTGCTTTTGCTTTTCTGTGGGAGCGAGCTTGCTCGCGATGGCGGCCTACCAGCCGACCAATCTCTCCCGAATGTACCCCACTCAAACCTGTGGGAGCTGGCTTGCCTGCGAAAGCGGCCCGCCAGCCAACCAATCTCCCCCAGATGCACCCAGTCCAACTGTGGGAGCTGGCTTGCCTGCGAAGACGCCCAACCAGCCAACCAATCTCCCCCTGATGCACCCGATCCAACTGTGGGAGCTGGCTTGCCTGCGAAGACGCCCTGCCAGCCAACCAATCTCCCCCAGATGCACCCAGTCCAAACTGTGGGAGCTGGCTTGCCTGCGAAGACGCCCTGCCAGCCAACCAATCTCCCCCAGATGTACCCCGCTCAAAACTGTGGGAGCTGGCTTGCCTGCGAAGACGCCCCACCAGCCAACCAATCTCCCCAGATGCACCCAGTCCAAACTGTGGGAGCTGGCTTGCCTGCGAAGACGCCCCACCAGCCAACCAATCTCCCCCCAGATGCACCCAGTCCAAACTGTGGGAGCTGGCTTGCCTGCGAAGACGCCCTGCCAGCCAACCAATCTCCCCCAGATGCACCCAGTCCAAACTGTGGGAGCTGGCTTGCCTGCGAAAGCGGCCCACCAGCCAACCAATCTCCCCCAGATGCACCCAGTCCAAACTGTGGGAGCTGGCTTGCTTGCGAAGACGCCCCACCAGCCAACCAATCTCCCCAGATGCACCCAGTCCAAACTGTGGGAGCTGGCTTGCCTGCGAAAGCGGCCCACCAGCCAACCAATCTCCCCCAGATGCACCCAGTCCAAACTGTGGGAGCTGGCTTGCCTGCGAAGACGCCCTGCCAGGCAACCAATCTCCCCCCAGATGTACCCAGTCCAAACTGTGGGAGCTGGCTTGCCTGCGAAGACGCCCAACCAGCCAATCAATCTCCCCCAGATGTACACCACTCAAAACTATGGGAGCGCGAAGGCGGCAGGCCAACCGTCAAATAAATCAGGGCCTGACGACAGGCAATAAAAAACGGCGATCACTCAAGTGATCGCCGTTCTGTATTCAAGTGCTATCGCCTCAAGGCGCCATCAACACTTCAATCGACCCGTCCGCCGTCATGCTCACCTGGCTGGTGCCCGCCTCAACATCCGGGGTCACGGGCGCCGAGTCCATGCCTGCTGCCGCTTTCATCATCATCGGCGCGCGCATGTACGGTTGTGGATAACCATTGCTGTTCAGGTTCAGGTTGACGATTTTGTAGCCCTTGCCGCCCAGCGCATCGGTCGCCAGTTGGGCGCGTGCCTTGAAGGCGGTCACGGCTTCTTTAAGCAGTGCGTCTTCGCTGGCCTTGCGGGTCGGGGTGGCGATGGCGAAATCCATGCCGCCCATTTTCAGGTCGGTGAGCAGTTCGCCGGTGAGTTTCGACAGGGCGGCAAAGTCCGAGCTTTCCAGGCGCAGTTCGGCACGTTCGCGCCAGCCGGTGATTTTCTGGCCTTTGGGCTCGTAGATCGGGTAGCTGTTGCGGCTGCCCTGGCGCAGGGTGATGTCTTTGACTTGCTTGGCCTGGGCCAGTGCTTTGTTCATGGTGGTGCTGATGTCGGCGGCGAGTTTGGCCGGGTCGGTGTTTTGTTCTTCGGTGTAGAGCGTCACGATCATCAGGTCGCGGGCCACTTCCTGGCTGACTTCGGCGCGCAGGGAAATCTGGTTGTAATGCAGATCGTCGGCGGCCAGGGCCGGGAGGCTGGCGACGGTGCCAACGCTGAGGGCGAGAAGGGCGGCGCTGCGGCGCAATGTGAACATGAAAAGCTCCTTGAAAGGGGGCGCAGGGGTGGTGGTCCGGGCCTGCGTGAATCATCAGACTCTAGCTTTTATGATCCGGTTCGCACAGTTACAACTTCTATACAGATGAGGGGGGGACTGCGGCGCAGTCAATCGCGAGCAGGCTCGCTCCCACAGGGAGCGCATTCCAATGGTGGGAGCGAGCCTGCTCGGGAAGGCGTCCTTATAGACGCCAAAATCCGTTCTGCCATGTGGCCGTTTGCCGCACTTTTGCCTCCCGGCCCCCGTGCTTGGTTATACTCCGTGCGATCCGCCTGGAGCGCTCATCAGGAGAGCTCATGCTCGCCCCCGTTCAACTGACTTCCGCCACTCGCCAGAATCTCTGGCGGCTCACATTCATTCGCACCTTGGTGCTGGCTGCGCAGGCTGGTTCTGTCGGGTTGGCCTATTGGTTCGATCTGCTGCCGCTGCCGTGGCTGCAACTGGCGATGACCCTCGGCTGCTCGATGCTGCTGTGCGCCTTCACGGCCATACGCCTGCGCACTTCATGGCCGGTCACCGAACTTGAATACGCCGTGCAACTGGCCTGCGACCTGTTTATCCACAGCGCCTTGCTGTATTTCTCCGGTGGTTCGACCAACCCGTTTGTCTCTTATTACCTGGTGCCACTGACCATCGCTGCCGTGACGTTGCCGTGGCGTTATTCGGTGGTGCTGTCCGGTATTGCACTGACGATGTACACCCTGCTGCTGGCGCGTTTCTATCCGCTGCAAACGTTTCCCATCGCCCGGGAAAGTCTTCAGGTGTACGGGATGTGGCTGAGTTTTGCCCTGGCCGCCGCCGTCATAACGTTCTTCGCCGCCCGCATGGCCGAAGAGCTGCGCCGTCAGGAAGAGCTGCGCGCCATTCGTCGTGAAGAAGGCCTGCGCGATCAGCAATTGCTCGCTGTCGCAACGCAAGCCGCCGGTGCCGCCCATGAATTGGGCACGCCGCTGGCGACCATGAGCGTGCTGCTCAAGGAAATGCGTCAGGATCATCCCGATCCGCTGTTGCAGGACGATCTGAGCGTGCTGCAAGATCAGGTCAAACTCTGCAAAGAGACCTTGCAGCAGTTGGTGCGCGCCGCCGAGGCCAATCGTCGCCTGGCCGTGGAAATGCAGGACGTCACCGACTGGCTCGACGAAGCGCTGAACCGCTGGCACCTGATGCGCCCGGAAGCCAGTTACCGCTTCCAGCGCCTCGGCCAGGGCGCTGTGCCGCGCATGGCCCCGCCGCCGGACCTGACCCAGGCGCTGCTGAATTTGCTCAACAACGCCGCTGATGCCTGCCCCGAAGGGCTGCAAGTGACGCTGGACTGGAATGCCGAAGATTTGACCATCAGCATTCGCGACCACGGCGCCGGTGTGCCGCTGGCCATCGCCGAGCAGATCGGCAAACCGTTTTTTACCACCAAGGGCAAAGGTTTCGGCCTGGGCCTGTTTTTGAGCAAGGCCAGCGTGACACGCGCCGGCGGCTCAGTGAAACTCTACAGTCATGAGGAAGGCGGCACGCTCACCGAGCTGCGCCTGCCCCGTGTCGCCCGAGGAGACGAACATGAGTGACGAGATCCAAGTTGAAGGCGAAGAACTGCCGCATTTGCTGCTGGTAGACGACGACGCCACCTTCACCCGCGTGATGGCCCGTGCCATGGCCCGCCGTGGTTTTCGCGTCAGCACCGCCGGCTCCGCCGAAGAAGGCCTGACCATCGCCCAGGCTGACCTGCCGGACTACGCCGCGCTCGACCTGAAAATGGACGGCGACTCGGGTCTGGTGTTGCTGCCGAAACTGCTCGAACTCGACCCGGAAATGCGCGTGGTGATTCTCACCGGTTATTCGAGCATCGCCACCGCTGTCGAGGCGATCAAGCGCGGCGCCTGCAACTACCTGTGCAAACCGGCCGATGCCGATGACGTGCTGGCGGCGCTGCTGTCCGAGCACGCCGACCTCGACACCCTGGTGCCGGAAAACCCGATGTCCGTAGACCGCTTGCAGTGGGAACACATTCAACGCGTGCTGACCGAACACGAAGGCAACATCTCCGCCACTGCCCGCGCCCTGGGCATGCACCGCCGCACCTTGCAGCGCAAACTGCAAAAACGCCCGGTCCGTCGCTGAACCTGCGCTGAACGAATGCTGGTCGCATCTCGCGACAAATCGAACCGATCATCTATGATCGGTTCGTGCGTGTTCTTTTCTTTATCGAGCCTTTTCCATGAATCAGAACGCTGAATATTCCGCGGTCAACGATGCTGTGCGCGGGCAGTTTTTCCGCAAGGTATGGGCGATGACCACGCCGTACTGGCGCAGCGAAGAAAAGGGTAAGGCCTGGACGTTGCTGATCGCCGTGATTGCCCTGTCGCTGATCAGCGTCGGGATATCGGTGTGGTTCAACACCTGGTACAAGGATTTCTACAACGCCCTGCAAAAGAAGGACGAGGCGGCGTTCTGGAAGCTGATTCTGTATTTCGGCGCGATTGCGACGGTGGCGATCATCGGTGCGGTGTACCGACTTTATCTGACCCAGATGCTGACCATCCGCTGGCGGGCCTGGCTCACCGAAAAGCATTTCGCCCGCTGGCTTGGCGACAAGAACTATTATCAGCTGGAGCAGGGCGGTTACACCGATAACCCGGACCAGCGGATTTCCGAGGACCTCAACAGCTTCACCTCCAACACCCTGGCGCTGGGGCTTGGGCTGATCCGCAACGTGGTCAGCCTGGTGTCCTTCTCGATCATTTTGTGGGGCGTGTCCGGCAGCATCGAGGTGTTCGGTTTCACCATTCCCGGCTACATGTTCTGGTGCGTGCTGATTTATGCCGCGGTCGGCAGTTGGCTGACGCATCTGATCGGTCGTCGCCTGATTGGCCTGAACAACCAACAACAACGCTTCGAAGCTGACCTGCGTTTCTCCATGGTGCGGGTTCGCGAGAACGCCGAAAGCATCGCGCTGTACAACGGCGAGCCCAATGAGAACCGTCGTCTGAGCAGCCGCTTCGGCATGGTCTGGCACAATTTCTGGGACATCATGAAGGTGTCCAAGCGTCTGACCTTCTTCACCTCCGGTTACAGCCAGATCGCGATCATTTTCCCGTTCATTGTCGCCGCACCGCGTTACTTCACCGGCAAGATCGAACTGGGTGAACTGATGCAGATCAGCTCGGCGTTCGGCAACGTGCAGGAGAGTTTCAGCTGGTTCATCAGTGCGTACTCGGACCTCGCCGCGTGGCGCGCCACCTGTGATCGTCTGCTGAGTTTCCGTCAGGCGATGACCGACAACGAAGAGCGCCAGCCGTCCATTGACGTGCAGAACCAGGGCTCGGAACTGAAAATCCACAACCTGGGCCTGGACCTGGCCGACGGCCGGCATCTGCTGACCAGCGCCGACATGACCGTGGAAGAGGGCGAGCGAGTGATGCTCAGCGGTCGTTCCGGCAGCGGCAAATCGACATTGCTGCGGGCGATGGGGCACTTGTGGCCGCGTGGTCACGGTAATATCCGGCTGCCGGCGGGACGTTATCTGTTCCTGCCACAAAAGCCGTATCTGCCGATCGGCAGCTTGCGTGAGGCGCTGAGTTATCCACAGACCGGTGACACGTATACGCAAGAGCGTTACGTGCATGTGCTGGAAACCTGTCGTTTGCCGCATCTGGTGGCGCGTCTGGACGAAGCCAATCACTGGCAGCGCATGTTGTCGCCGGGCGAGCAGCAACGCCTGGCCTTCGCCCGTGCGCTGCTCTTTGAACCGCAATGGCTGTACATGGACGAAGCTACCTCGGCGATGGATGAAGAGGACGAAGCGACGCTGTATCAGGCGCTGATCGATCAATTGCCGGGGCTGAGCATTGTCAGCGTCGGCCATCGCAGCAGCCTGAAACGCTTCCATCCACGGCACATCCGTATCGACAACGGTCATCTGGTGGATCAGGCCGTAACCGCGTAAACACCACAATCCCTCCTGTGGGAGCGGGCTTGCTCGCGAAGGCGATGTGTCAGTCAATATATATGGAGCTGACACTCCCTCTTCGCGAGCAAGCCCGCTCCCACAGGGGAACGGTGCAAACCGTGACGGTGATCGTACAACCCGCATTAAGTTATGATGCGATTTCAGCCGAATTTTCGAGAAAGACGTTCACCATGGAAAACCCGATTGACGCACCACGCCTCCCTCGCAAGCGCCGCAGCCTCGCGCAGGAACTGGTGACGGTGCTGTCCGAGCAGATCCGCGACGGTCAGCTCAAGCGCGGCGACAAGTTGCCCACCGAGTCGGCGATCATGGAAGCGCACGGCGTCAGCCGCACTGTGGTGCGTGAGGCGATTTCCCGTTTGCAGGCGGCAGGGCAGGTGGAAACGCGTCATGGCATCGGCACCTTCGTGCTCGACACACCGAGCCCAAGTGGCTTTCGCATCGACCCGGCGACCGTGGTCACCTTGCGTGACGTGCTGGCGATCCTGGAGCTGCGCATCAGCCTGGAAGTTGAATCCGCTGGCCTGGCCGCGCAACGGCGCAGCGCCGAACAGTTGGCGTTGATGCGTGCAGCGCTGGATGCACTGAACGAAAGCGCTTCCCACGCCAGCGATGCCGTGGCCTCGGACTTCCAGTTTCACCTGCAAATTGCCCTGTCTACCGGCAACCGCTACTTCACCGACATCATGACCCACCTGGGCACCAGCATCATTCCGCGTACGCGGTTGAATTCGGCGCGCCTGGCCCATGACGACCAGCAGCACTACATGAGTCGCCTGAGCCGTGAGCATGAAGAAATCTACGATGCGATTGCCCGCCAGGATTCGGATGCCGCGCGGGCGGCGATGCGCTTGCACCTGACCAATAGCCGTGAACGGTTGCGCCATGCGCATGAAGAGGCTGAAGCGCAACGCGGTTGAGATTTTAGTCGCCTGACACGACGCCATCGCGGGCAAGCCCGCTCCCACAGGGTGCCATGTGTGACCACATTTTCGTGTTCGACACATGACACTGTGGGAGCGAGCTTGCTCGCGATGAGGCGGCAGCTTCAGTGCATAACCTTCAGATCCCCTTCAAAATACCCCGATCCCACATTTTCGTGTTCGACACATGACACTGTGGGAGCGAGCTTGCTCGCGATGAGGCCGGCAGCTTCAGTGCATAACTTTCAGATTCCCTTCAAAATCCCCCGATCCACCCGCACCGCCAGTTTCGCGGCCCCAGGCTTGGCATCAAACGTCACCTGACCGCCATCACCCACCACCGCCCGGGCAATCGGCTTGCCATCGGCCAGCAGTTCCAGCGGTGCGCCTTTCAGGGATTGGCCCGAAGCCAGTTCCAGCGTCACTTTGATTGTCATGATCGATCTCCTTGTCAAACGTTGCCTTTGGGGTTGTAGTCCTTGAGCAGCAAGTACGTGCTCCAGCCCCACCAGTCATCCACGGTCGCGGTGTCGTTGAGGTTGTTCACGTCCTTGCGCCGCAATACCTTGCTGCCCTCGACCCGGAACAGCGGCGAAAAGTTGTTCGCCAGGTTCAGCACCGCTTGCAGATCCGGCAGCCGTTTCAGCGCCGCGTAAGTGGTGGGCGAGGGCAGTGTGCCGCTCAGGTAGGCCGTAAAAATCTCATCGGCCGAATCCTGCACCGCCTGCTTTACATGGACGCGGTTGACGCTGTCGCCACTGTCGAAGTAGCGCTTGTCGCCATAAGCACGCCATTGATCGCCGTTGCCGTTGCGCACCTTGAGGCCGAACTTGCTGTCTTCGTCGTGCATGAAGCGGGTGATCAGCGAGCCCAGGTCGCTGGGGGTGACCACCGCCGCGAGCTCCTTGCGTGGTACGCGCAAATGGCCGGACGAGAACAGGTCGGTCAAAAAGTGATCAGCGAAGGCGTTCATTGCATACGCCTGTTCCAACAGCTTCTTGTCCTGGCTGGCCTTGGCGTTTACGGCGTGTTGTAGCGCGACGCTGTGCCCGGCGATGTACGCCAGTTGCGCGTATTGGGCAAAGTGATCGGCATTGTTGGCGGCCAGTTTCAGGTAACGGCCGAACGGGAACAT from the Pseudomonas sp. N3-W genome contains:
- a CDS encoding ABC transporter substrate-binding protein produces the protein MPRTTVKPLLLALTLATIAPFANAATTLVYCSEASPAGFDPSQYTSGTDFDASAETVFNRLTQFKRGGTEVEPGLATSWDVSQDGLSYTFHLRDGVKFHTTDYFTPTRDFNADDVLFTFQRLLDPENAFRKAYPAESPYFTDMDLNKTIKSVDKLDEHTVRFSLNNVDAAFIQNLAMSFASVQSAEYGALLLKEGKAADINQKPVGTGPFVFKRYQKDSQIRYVANKAYWKPEDVKIDNLVFSITPDAAVRLQKLKTGECQVSGYPRPADIEVMEKDPNLTVLKQAGFNLGFLAYNVTHPPLDQLKVRQALDMAIDKPAIIKAVYQSAGQLAQNALPPAQWSYDPNIKDAPYDPTRAKALLKEAGVAPGTTLNLWAMTVQRASNPNARMSAQMIQQDWEKVGIKANIVSYEWGEYIKRAKNGEHDAMIYGWTGDNGDPDNWLGVLYSCAAVKGSNYAKWCDPAYDTLIQQAKVSTDRDQRVKLYQQAQQILKQQVPITPIANSTVFQPLRKEVTDFKISPFGLTPFYGVGINK
- a CDS encoding SIMPL domain-containing protein (The SIMPL domain is named for its presence in mouse protein SIMPL (signalling molecule that associates with mouse pelle-like kinase). Bacterial member BP26, from Brucella, was shown to assemble into a channel-like structure, while YggE from E. coli has been associated with resistance to oxidative stress.) translates to MFTLRRSAALLALSVGTVASLPALAADDLHYNQISLRAEVSQEVARDLMIVTLYTEEQNTDPAKLAADISTTMNKALAQAKQVKDITLRQGSRNSYPIYEPKGQKITGWRERAELRLESSDFAALSKLTGELLTDLKMGGMDFAIATPTRKASEDALLKEAVTAFKARAQLATDALGGKGYKIVNLNLNSNGYPQPYMRAPMMMKAAAGMDSAPVTPDVEAGTSQVSMTADGSIEVLMAP
- a CDS encoding ATP-binding protein, with product MLAPVQLTSATRQNLWRLTFIRTLVLAAQAGSVGLAYWFDLLPLPWLQLAMTLGCSMLLCAFTAIRLRTSWPVTELEYAVQLACDLFIHSALLYFSGGSTNPFVSYYLVPLTIAAVTLPWRYSVVLSGIALTMYTLLLARFYPLQTFPIARESLQVYGMWLSFALAAAVITFFAARMAEELRRQEELRAIRREEGLRDQQLLAVATQAAGAAHELGTPLATMSVLLKEMRQDHPDPLLQDDLSVLQDQVKLCKETLQQLVRAAEANRRLAVEMQDVTDWLDEALNRWHLMRPEASYRFQRLGQGAVPRMAPPPDLTQALLNLLNNAADACPEGLQVTLDWNAEDLTISIRDHGAGVPLAIAEQIGKPFFTTKGKGFGLGLFLSKASVTRAGGSVKLYSHEEGGTLTELRLPRVARGDEHE
- a CDS encoding response regulator transcription factor; protein product: MSDEIQVEGEELPHLLLVDDDATFTRVMARAMARRGFRVSTAGSAEEGLTIAQADLPDYAALDLKMDGDSGLVLLPKLLELDPEMRVVILTGYSSIATAVEAIKRGACNYLCKPADADDVLAALLSEHADLDTLVPENPMSVDRLQWEHIQRVLTEHEGNISATARALGMHRRTLQRKLQKRPVRR
- a CDS encoding ABC transporter ATP-binding protein/permease, whose amino-acid sequence is MNQNAEYSAVNDAVRGQFFRKVWAMTTPYWRSEEKGKAWTLLIAVIALSLISVGISVWFNTWYKDFYNALQKKDEAAFWKLILYFGAIATVAIIGAVYRLYLTQMLTIRWRAWLTEKHFARWLGDKNYYQLEQGGYTDNPDQRISEDLNSFTSNTLALGLGLIRNVVSLVSFSIILWGVSGSIEVFGFTIPGYMFWCVLIYAAVGSWLTHLIGRRLIGLNNQQQRFEADLRFSMVRVRENAESIALYNGEPNENRRLSSRFGMVWHNFWDIMKVSKRLTFFTSGYSQIAIIFPFIVAAPRYFTGKIELGELMQISSAFGNVQESFSWFISAYSDLAAWRATCDRLLSFRQAMTDNEERQPSIDVQNQGSELKIHNLGLDLADGRHLLTSADMTVEEGERVMLSGRSGSGKSTLLRAMGHLWPRGHGNIRLPAGRYLFLPQKPYLPIGSLREALSYPQTGDTYTQERYVHVLETCRLPHLVARLDEANHWQRMLSPGEQQRLAFARALLFEPQWLYMDEATSAMDEEDEATLYQALIDQLPGLSIVSVGHRSSLKRFHPRHIRIDNGHLVDQAVTA
- a CDS encoding FadR/GntR family transcriptional regulator — protein: MENPIDAPRLPRKRRSLAQELVTVLSEQIRDGQLKRGDKLPTESAIMEAHGVSRTVVREAISRLQAAGQVETRHGIGTFVLDTPSPSGFRIDPATVVTLRDVLAILELRISLEVESAGLAAQRRSAEQLALMRAALDALNESASHASDAVASDFQFHLQIALSTGNRYFTDIMTHLGTSIIPRTRLNSARLAHDDQQHYMSRLSREHEEIYDAIARQDSDAARAAMRLHLTNSRERLRHAHEEAEAQRG
- a CDS encoding phospholipase, with protein sequence MSGLPSHPQATPTADGKTIAEFDHLFSEQGIAVSGDGSHLVLLTADLHGKSRQPAVASKKGLKEKPRARFEGGEHTAIGDDIFLSFNAGHDQQAKDVQLRLPNELALTYGQVLALGGDFYGIPDRPISEGSTPADRLQRFIAAYESLAVLPASRAEATKILAVMKKEIDAVNQAIADGKEPHEAYDALGDTLSEEWNRITGGGSFVSAMFPFGRYLKLAANNADHFAQYAQLAYIAGHSVALQHAVNAKASQDKKLLEQAYAMNAFADHFLTDLFSSGHLRVPRKELAAVVTPSDLGSLITRFMHDEDSKFGLKVRNGNGDQWRAYGDKRYFDSGDSVNRVHVKQAVQDSADEIFTAYLSGTLPSPTTYAALKRLPDLQAVLNLANNFSPLFRVEGSKVLRRKDVNNLNDTATVDDWWGWSTYLLLKDYNPKGNV